GCATCCCAGTCCGCCCGGCTGAACTGATCGAGCGGGGCACGGCGCTGGATGCCCGCATTGTTGATCAGGATATCAACTGGGCCGTATTCGGCCTCTATCTTTTCAACCCCCGCAATGACGGCGTCCTGATCAGTCACGTCAAAGGGCGCAATCACGGCCTCCACCCCTTCGCGTTCCAGCATGGCGCGGGCGGCCTCCAGTGGTTCGGGATGGCGGCCATTCAGCACAATTTTCGCCCCATGCCGGCCAAGGCCACGCGCCAGGGTCAGGCCAATGCCACGGGAGGCTCCGGTAACAAGTGCGCGTCTTCCGGCAAGTGAAAAAAGGGGATCGTCCTGCATGACAATGTCCGTCCGTATTATCAGGGCCATGATCATAGCAGGACCACACGCCAATGCCCCCACACGTCTGCGCGTGCAACAGGGTCATCGTGCCGCAGGTCCGTTGCCCTGTGTCGGGCAACCTGTCATCCCGATGGGGCTGTTCCATGCGATCTGCCGGAATCGCGCGGGCCACCACGACACAATTCAACAATTCCTCAACCTGCGGCCTGTACCGGACATTGTGCGCTGCACAATTTATAAAAAATCTGTCTGTAAAAGACATGTATATTTTTAGTTTCGATATCTATTTTTATTTCATATCCCTTCGCAGTATCGGAACAACTATAGTACAAAAGATGTTTTTATAACATTTTCTTTATAGACTGACCTTCCCGTCAACCGCAGGCGTTAGGCGTTGTGTCAAATCATGGGAGTATTTACGGGATGAGCACTGCATTTGCCATCTCTCTTGCGGTAACGGCAATTCTGGCCGTTATTGTCCTGATCGCCCGGTTCCGTCTGAACCCTTTCATTGTTCTTTTCATCGTATCCGTAGCCCTTGCCCTTTTTGCGGGCATGCCAGCGGATCATGTCGTTGCGTCCTTTGAAAATGGCGCGGGCCATGTACTTGGTCACGTTGGTACCGTTATTGCGCTGGGCACCATGCTGGGCAAGATGCTGGCGGAATCTGGTGGTGCAGACCGTATTGCACTGACCCTGTCCGCATTTGCGGGGCGAGAGCGCGTGGACTGGGCCATGATGGTGATTGGTCTGTTGATCGGCCTGCCGGTATTTTTCGAAGTAGGCTTCGTCCTGCTCATTCCATTGGTATTCGTGCTCGCTGACCGCACCAACATGCCCCTGCTGCGGGTGGCATTGCCCATGGGCGCGGCGCTGTCGGTCACGCATGCGCTTCTTCCGCCGCATCCTGCAGCGCTGATGGCCCTTAACGCGTATCATGCCAACGTCGGGCATACGATCATGCTGGGTATTGTGATCGGCACCCCCATTGCAGTCATTGCGGGACCGGTTTTCAGCCGCTTTGCCGCCACCCGCGTGCTGCTGACGGAAGCCAACCCACTGACGGAACAGTTCGTGAAACACGAGCACGCAGGCAATATGCCGGGCTTCTTCCTCACAGTGTTTACCATTCTTTCGCCTGTCTTCCTGATGTTGATCGGGTCGCTGGCCGACCGGATCACGACGGTACATGGCACGGCCAATACGGTGCTGCATTTTGTGGGCAATACGGACATAGCCCTGGCGCTGGCGACATTGCTGTCCTTTTACGTGCTAGGGGTTGCGCAGGGTTTCTCGAACGCTACCATCCTGCGCTTCACCAACGAATGCCTTGGCCCCACGGCGCTTATCATGCTGCTGATTGGTGCAGGCGGCGGCTTTGGCCGGGTTCTGATCGACAGCGGGGTGTCGCACGCCATTACCGATGCGGCCCTTGGTGTCCATATGCCACTGCTGGTGCTGGCATGGGTTCTGGCGGTGATTGTGCGGGTGGCCTGCGGGTCCGCCACCGTCGCGATGGCAACCGCGTCCGGTATTGTTGCCCCCATTCTAGAACACAGCACCGGGGTTTCACCGGAACTGATGGTGCTGGTGACAGGGGCGGGATCGGTTGCCTTTGGCCCGATGAATGATGCCGGTTTCTGGCAGATCAAGGAATATCTGGGTCTGACCGTACCACAGACCATCAAGACATGGTCGGTTCTGGAAACGCTGATTGCAGTCTTTGGACTGATATTCTGTCTTATCGCCTCGATTTTCGTACATTGAAGGGGGAGCATCATGATGTTTCCTGCGACTATGATGTCAGCGCGTGCGCGCACGACCCTGTATGCCGTTTCCCTTACGCTGGGCTGCCTCATTGATGGGGTTACACCTGCCAGGGCACAAATCATGGACCGCGATATCGGATCAGCCCCCAGTCTTCTGGTGTCGCGCCCTCTACCCAGGCATGTCACGCACAAGAGCTGGGTACCACCGTTTTCCCAACCGGAAGCGGTGGCACCCAACCCCGTGTCAAAATGGCTGCGCCACAGGGGAATCAACTTCCTTGTGGACAATACCAACGAATTCGCGGGTGCCATAACTCCCCCCACGCGCGGCGGGACGCCGGGGTTCAGCAATTACAAACAGGGTGCGAGCAATGCCGGGCAGTATGCCATGCAGCTTGACATAGACTGGGACAAACTGGCGGGCTGGCATGGTTTTGCCACCCATATGGTTACCATTGGCCGTTATGGCACGACCGCCAACCGCATGTTTGGCGACTGGATGAATCATGCATCCGAAACTTATGGCGGTGGTGGCAACGTGGTCGTTCACTTCGTTTATGCCTATGGGGAGGAAACGCTTTTTGGGGGACGGCTGGCAATTGCTGCGGGTCGTATGGCCGAAATATCGGATTTCGCGGCCAGTCCCCTGTTCTGCAATTTCCAGAATGGCAGTTTCTGCGGACGGCCAAAGGGAATAACAGACACCAATTTCGCCGCCGGTTATCCCGCATCCACATGGGGTTTCCGCATACGCGGCCGTCCTGCCCGGTCCGTATACGTACAGAC
This DNA window, taken from Komagataeibacter sucrofermentans DSM 15973, encodes the following:
- a CDS encoding gluconate:H+ symporter; translated protein: MSTAFAISLAVTAILAVIVLIARFRLNPFIVLFIVSVALALFAGMPADHVVASFENGAGHVLGHVGTVIALGTMLGKMLAESGGADRIALTLSAFAGRERVDWAMMVIGLLIGLPVFFEVGFVLLIPLVFVLADRTNMPLLRVALPMGAALSVTHALLPPHPAALMALNAYHANVGHTIMLGIVIGTPIAVIAGPVFSRFAATRVLLTEANPLTEQFVKHEHAGNMPGFFLTVFTILSPVFLMLIGSLADRITTVHGTANTVLHFVGNTDIALALATLLSFYVLGVAQGFSNATILRFTNECLGPTALIMLLIGAGGGFGRVLIDSGVSHAITDAALGVHMPLLVLAWVLAVIVRVACGSATVAMATASGIVAPILEHSTGVSPELMVLVTGAGSVAFGPMNDAGFWQIKEYLGLTVPQTIKTWSVLETLIAVFGLIFCLIASIFVH
- a CDS encoding carbohydrate porin codes for the protein MMFPATMMSARARTTLYAVSLTLGCLIDGVTPARAQIMDRDIGSAPSLLVSRPLPRHVTHKSWVPPFSQPEAVAPNPVSKWLRHRGINFLVDNTNEFAGAITPPTRGGTPGFSNYKQGASNAGQYAMQLDIDWDKLAGWHGFATHMVTIGRYGTTANRMFGDWMNHASETYGGGGNVVVHFVYAYGEETLFGGRLAIAAGRMAEISDFAASPLFCNFQNGSFCGRPKGITDTNFAAGYPASTWGFRIRGRPARSVYVQTGLYPIEDGIYQVFQHRTGFKFNAANIIGYAAPIETAWEPVFRRGTLPGHYKFGAQLFSTPQNDNYLDVAGAPYALTGRKQRRHGASWSTWVMFDQRLLHYHDKDSGLTALSGAIYNDPRTSLRKYLVYAALLNRGYFRTRPYDTMGFAITYTKIADGVTLAEQDMIDRGARSNLPNHATGVQRDTIVMEANYAIHVMPGVIFTPLFEYYIHPNAQSNLRNAALLGFKSHIQLM